One Urechidicola croceus genomic window, TGTTATTGTTTTTTTAGTTTCAATTAAACTGCTTTGAAATTTTTTCTGCTTTTCTATTCTCAGAATAATCGTAAAAGCCTTCACCACTTTTCACACCATATTTTCCTGCGTTTACCATATTTACCAGTAAAGGACAAGGAGCATATTTTGGGTTTTTGAAACCTTCATACATTACATTTAAAATTGATAAACAAACGTCTAAACCTATGAAATCGGCTAATTGTAAAGGTCCCATTGGATGTGCCATTCCTAATTTCATCACCGTGTCTATTTCATGAACTCCAGCAACACCGTTGTATAAGGTTTCAATAGATTCATTGATCATTGGCATTAAAATCCTATTTGCAACAAAACCAGGATAATCATTAACTTCTACTGGAATTTTACCAAGTTTTTTAGATAATGTCATTATTAACCCTGTCACTTCATCAGAAGTATTATAACCTCTTATAATTTCTACCAATTTCATAATTGGTACAGGATTCATAAAGTGCATTCCAATTACAAGTTCGGGTCTATTAGTAACTGATGCAATTTGAGTAATAGATATTGATGAGGTGTTAGTTGCCAAAATGGTATCTTCTGGACATACATTATCTAACTCTTTAAAAATTGAAAGTTTTAACTCGGTATTTTCTGTTGCAGCTTCAACAACTAAACTTGCATATTGAACACCTTCTTTGATATTGTTATAAGTAGTAATATTCGCTAATGTTTCATATTTATCATCTTCAGAAATTTTTTCTTTTGCAACCAT contains:
- a CDS encoding 3-hydroxybutyryl-CoA dehydrogenase — encoded protein: MKNIAVIGAGTMGNGIAHTFAQCGFKVQLIDVSEKSLKNGMATISKNLDRMVAKEKISEDDKYETLANITTYNNIKEGVQYASLVVEAATENTELKLSIFKELDNVCPEDTILATNTSSISITQIASVTNRPELVIGMHFMNPVPIMKLVEIIRGYNTSDEVTGLIMTLSKKLGKIPVEVNDYPGFVANRILMPMINESIETLYNGVAGVHEIDTVMKLGMAHPMGPLQLADFIGLDVCLSILNVMYEGFKNPKYAPCPLLVNMVNAGKYGVKSGEGFYDYSENRKAEKISKQFN